One Littorina saxatilis isolate snail1 linkage group LG12, US_GU_Lsax_2.0, whole genome shotgun sequence genomic region harbors:
- the LOC138982021 gene encoding uncharacterized protein translates to MCDLTTTVSCITLLVLTTTAAPSSTPLPLDSYLDPDTVPHHSLHTSHDENHTHVSHKLEDTKAHRQGDVESVCAAISTTSPCRCDLTKVPPDLSCTLHRQPPSIIINTSTAAGLPVGTLDVSRSAVRRGDWSWLSGVSSVHTVRLQRCNLPHLPHTLLQHLPLALRVLDLSHNHLHNFTTDSVAHLPLRQLDLSYNRLTVLHLNHSSLSQLRQVKVRHNRLHNITMSGDCPPRLTFLDAGHNHLRQLPAALWECLRQVRLTHNSLSALPALSRSSELRVVDVSGNKVTQFPQDLLSSTPLLQRLVLAGNQVELSQHLSGRVELKKLTTLDLSENRVHQLPPGLFSAAPSLTSLDLSHNQVFQLSVTTLPSLSAPLLSLNLSHNALRYVHAEAFHHLHSLRQLDLSHNPLLGQSGLGHVRFPEHVVTLDLSRCSLREVDFCQMSHLHDLNHLDLGHNHLACTCRLAQLYSTYGKQQGESSPWQCVSNQTGAVVSVARQPGCPQPVLCPSTQHHGGRAVSDVQVTVSVVLVEHHLITSWRLSDVWPNVQGFRVLCLHPGESEGEAAHTSPILDRALRSYALTDLEDGDYTVCVDVLQNRTQVLKRVCQAVRREGPNVLVGILAGAVFLLPCMVFVVYIILKDRAIRKKLADRGLSYHTADRHTLLVPAPDGPLQGTEGEVGSGCDFPSKDVDTFTTDSNCSGLGHISVGNTVDNTDRGSTPPTCPETVSTQTDISMQHLDALLRQLSLTHPSVAPCSGDPAVPAVDNTSSCVPSPQANPLSSSHHQVQAAAQPQAACSSPHTHSLSSRATPSSTPDFNSSTTTPVSPDVYHPSTASHAAHCPLPSSSPSSTPDFNSSTTTPVSPDVYHPSTASHAAHCPLPSSSPSSTPDFNSSTTTPVSPDVYHPSTASHAAHCPLPSSSPSSHVYMDSSTPDDATDSTALLSPPSTYNTVTDDASRSATAQPPGKGRQAQREAVNTHGHE, encoded by the exons ATGTGTGACTTGACCACCACAGTCAGCTGCATTACACTACTGGTACTGACCACCACGGCCGCTCCCTCTTCAACCCCCCTGCCTCTGGACAGCTACCTTGACCCCGACACTGTCCCACACCACAGCCTCCACACTTCACACGATGAAAATCACACCCACGTTTCCCACAAGCTTGAGGACACCAAGGCACACCGGCAAGGTGAcgtggagagtgtgtgtgcagcGATCAGCACAACCTCCCCCTGTCGCTGTGACCTCACCAAGGTCCCTCCTGACCTCAGCTGTACACTGCACCGACAGCCCCCCTccatcatcatcaacaccaGCACCGCGGCCGGTCTCCCTGTGGGCACGCTAGATGTgtcgcgcagcgctgtgcgtcGCGGTGACTGGAGCTGGCTGAGTGGGGTGAGCTCCGTGCACACGGTGAGACTGCAGCGCTGCAACCTGCCCCACCTGCCCCACACCTTGCTGCAACACCTGCCCCTCGCTCTGCGTGTGCTCGACCTCTCTCACAACCACCTGCACAACTTCACCACGGACAGTGTGGCCCACCTGCCGCTCCGACAGCTCGACCTGTCCTACAACCGCCTGACTGTCCTGCACCTCAACCACTCGTCACTGTCACAGTTGCGACAGGTCAAG GTCCGGCACAACAGGCTGCACAACATCACTATGTCCGGTGACTGCCCCCCCAGACTGACCTTTCTGGACGCCGGTCACAACCACCTTCGCCAGCTGCCTGCCGCACTGTGGGAATGCCTGCGACAGGTCAGGCTGACCCATAACTCCCTGAGTGCCCTTCCTGCCCTGTCAAGGTCATCGGAGCTGAGGGTGGTGGACGTGAGCGGCAACAAGGTGACACAGTTCCCACAGGACTTGCTGTCCTCCACACCGCTCCTACAGAGACTGGTGCTGGCTGGGAACCAGGTGGAACTCTCGCAACACCTGTCTGGGCGTGTGGAGCTGAAAAAGCTGACCACTCTGGACCTGTCAGAGAACCGAGTGCACCAGCTGCCCCCCGGTCTGTTCAGCGCGGCCCCCTCCCTCACCTCTCTGGACCTCAGCCACAACCAGGTGTTCCAGCTGTCGGTCACCACCCTCCCCTCCCTTTccgcccccctcctctccctcaACCTGTCCCACAATGCCCTGCGCTACGTGCATGCAGAGGCCTTCCACCACCTGCACAGCCTGCGACAGCTCGACCTTTCTCACAATCCCTTGCTGGGCCAGAGCGGGCTGGGTCACGTCAGGTTTCCAGAACACGTGGTGACCCTTGACCTGAGCCGCTGCTCGCTGAGGGAGGTGGACTTTTGTCAAATGAGTCACCTTCACGACCTGAACCACCTGGACCTCGGCCACAATCACCTGGCCTGTACCTGTCGGCTGGCCCAGCTCTACTCCACCTATGG GAAGCAGCAGGGAGAGTCCAGCCCCTGGCAGTGTGTGTCCAACCAGACCGGGGCGGTGGTGAGCGTTGCCAGGCAACCAGGTTGCCCCCAGCCGGTGCTCTGCCCCTCCACACAGCACCACGGGGGGCGGGCGGTGAGCGACGTGCAGGTGACGGTCAGTGTGGTGCTGGTGGAGCATCACCTCATCACATCGTGGCGGCTCTCCGACGTCTGGCCCAACGTCCAGGGCTTCAGGGTTCTGTGTCTGCACCCCGGGGAGAGTGAGGGGGAGGCGGCACACACCTCCCCCATCCTGGACCGGGCGCTGCGGTCCTACGCCCTGACCGACCTGGAGGACGGGGACTACACCGTGTGTGTGGACGTGCTGCAGAACCGAACCCAGGTCCTGAAGCGCGTGTGTCAGGCGGTGCGCAGGGAGGGACCCAACGTCTTGGTGGGGATCCTGGCCGGCGCCGTCTTCCTCCTGCCCTGCATGGTCTTCGTCGTCTACATCATCCTGAAGGATCGCGCCATCCGCAAAAAGCTGGCTGATAGAGGGCTGAGCTACCACACTGCCGACCGCCACACCCTGTTGGTCCCAGCTCCTGACGGGCCGCTGCAAGGGACTGAGGGAGAGGTAGGGAGTGGTTGTGACTTCCCCTCGAAAGACGTGGACACTTTCACCACGGACAGTAACTGTTCTGGGCTTGGTCACATCAGTGTTGGTAACACGGTAGATAACACTGACCGAGGTTCTACCCCTCCCACGTGTCCAGAGACTGTGTCCACACAGACAGATATCTCCATGCAGCACCTGGACGCACTATTGCGCcagctctctctcacacacccctCAGTCGCACCTTGTTCTGGGGACCCAGCAGTGCCTGCTGTGGACAACACTTCCTCCTGCGTGCCCTCCCCTCAGGCTAACCCTCTGTCCAGCTCTCACCACCAGGTTCAGGCAGCAGCTCAACCCCAAGCAGCATGTTCATCGCCACACACCCACAGCCTCTCCTCACGGGCAACGCCTTCATCAACACCTGACTTCAACTCCTCCACTACAACCCCTGTGTCACCAGATGTCTACCACCCCTCTACCGCCTCCCACGCTGCACACTGCCCACTGCCTTCAAGCAGCCCTTCATCAACACCTGACTTCAACTCCTCCACTACAACCCCTGTGTCACCAGATGTCTACCACCCCTCTACCGCCTCCCACGCTGCACACTGCCCACTGCCTTCAAGCAGCCCTTCATCAACACCTGACTTCAACTCCTCCACTACAACCCCTGTGTCACCAGATGTCTACCACCCCTCTACCGCCTCCCACGCTGCACACTGCCCACTGCCTTCAAGCAGCCCTTCATCACATGTCTACATGGACTCTTCCACTCCTGATGATGCCACAGACAGCACAGCTCTGCTATCACCCCCATCCACCTACAACACCGTCACAGACGATGCCAGCCGCAGTGCAACCGCTCAGCCCCCCGGGAAGGggagacaggcacagagagaggcagtgaATACACATGGGCATGAGTAA